GGAATATATCCTTAAACTACAGTTATAGCTACAGTAATTATCTTAACCAGGTATCTACCAGCAATACCCTTATGATAAGCGGCGATGTTAGCATCACCCAAAAATGGAAAATTCAATACTCAACCAACTACGATTTTAAGGCCATGAAACTGGCCAGCGCTACCTCATTTTCTATTTATCGCGATTTGCATTGCTGGGACCTTTCGTTTCAATGGGTGCCTTTTGGTTATTTAAAATCATATAATGTTACATTAAAGGTAAAATCTACTATTTTGCAGGACTTGAAGCTGAGTAAAAGAAACGACTACTCAAGTAATAGGACTTTTTATTAATTATTATGCTGGCAGAGATCATAACCATTGGCGACGAAATACTGATAGGACAAATTGTTGATACCAATTCGGCCTGGATGGCTAAGGAGCTTAATAAAATAGGAATAAGAGTAAAACAGATCTCGTCGGTATCTGACGATAAGGAACATATACTTAACGCATTGGCCGAGGCCGCAGGCAGGGCTAAAGTTATTTTTATTACCGGAGGATTAGGCCCAACGAAAGATGACATCACCAAAAAAACATTGGCGGAGTATTTTAAGGCCGATATGGTAGAAAATAAGCAAGCATTGGAAAATGTGGAGCGTATTTTTGCCAAATATAACCGCCCTCTGCTCGAAATTAACCGGCTACAGGCCCAGGTGCCATCAAACTGCGAGATCATATTAAACAAAAATGGTACCGCGCCTGGTATGTGGTTTAACCATGATGGGGTGATATATGTATCGATGCCGGGTGTTCCCTTCGAGATGATGTATATGATGGAAGATGGTGTAATACCAAAGTTAAAGGCTACGTTGAAATTGCCTTCAATCATTCACAAAACACTTTTAACGGTTGGCGAAGGGGAGTCTTTTTTGGCCGAAAGGATAGCGGATATTGAAGATGCATTGCCATCATATATTAAGTTGGCTTATTTACCCAAATTAGGTCAGGTTAGGTTGCGACTGAGTGCTTTTGGGGATGATATTGCACTGATGCAAAATGACGTTGATGAATTTGCCGGAAAAATAATTGAGCGCATAGGCCGTGTTTTTGTTGTTGCCGAAGATATTCCTTTAGAAAAAGCGATACTTAATAAAATGGCCGAAAAAGGGCTAACCTTATCGGTGGCCGAAAGCTGTACGGGCGGATATCTTTCTCATCTTTTTACCCAGCATGCCGGTTCATCAAAAGTATTTTTTGGAGGTGGAATTGTGTATTCGTATGAGTTGAAGGAGCATATTCTTGGGGTAAAACCAGAAACCTTGTTGACTTTTGGAGCGGTAAGCGAGCAAACTGTGAAAGAAATGGTAGAGGGGGCGTTGTTAAATTTCAGGTCGGATTTTGCCATATCCATAACGGGGATAGCAGGCCCCGATGGGGCCACCGATGATAAACCCGTTGGTACTGTGTGGATTGCCGTTGCAGGCAGGGGCAGGTTGTTAGTAAAGAAATACACATTTGGCAATAAAAGGCAGCAAAACATCGAAAGGAGTGCTGTAACGGCATTAGCCATGTTGAATACTTTACTAACAGATGTTGTAGATTAAGCTGCAAAATGTATAATTTTGTGCGAAAGCATAATTTGTATCTATGGCCAAATATCAACTATTATTGCCAAAAATGGGTGAAAGCGTTGCGGAGGCAACCGTAATTAAATGGAACAAAAATCCAGGAGATCGCGTTGATGCCGACGAAGCAGTAATGGAGATTGCGACTGATAAAGTTGATTCAGACGTGCCGTCACCCGTTGCCGGTAGGTTAATAGAGCAATTATACCAGGAGAATGATGTAGTGCAGGTAGGGGCGATAATTGCCATTATTGAAACCGATGAGCCGGAACATGTAACTGCCGGATCCGATTCTAAGTCAGCGCCGGAAGTTGAAACAACAATTCCTGCCATTGAAGTACCTTACATAGCAGAATCGGCACCGGTTGAAGAAAATCAGGATGATTTTAAGGAATACACGCCGTTTAATGAGGTTA
The genomic region above belongs to Mucilaginibacter sp. KACC 22773 and contains:
- a CDS encoding competence/damage-inducible protein A translates to MLAEIITIGDEILIGQIVDTNSAWMAKELNKIGIRVKQISSVSDDKEHILNALAEAAGRAKVIFITGGLGPTKDDITKKTLAEYFKADMVENKQALENVERIFAKYNRPLLEINRLQAQVPSNCEIILNKNGTAPGMWFNHDGVIYVSMPGVPFEMMYMMEDGVIPKLKATLKLPSIIHKTLLTVGEGESFLAERIADIEDALPSYIKLAYLPKLGQVRLRLSAFGDDIALMQNDVDEFAGKIIERIGRVFVVAEDIPLEKAILNKMAEKGLTLSVAESCTGGYLSHLFTQHAGSSKVFFGGGIVYSYELKEHILGVKPETLLTFGAVSEQTVKEMVEGALLNFRSDFAISITGIAGPDGATDDKPVGTVWIAVAGRGRLLVKKYTFGNKRQQNIERSAVTALAMLNTLLTDVVD